In Candidatus Paceibacterota bacterium, the following are encoded in one genomic region:
- the miaB gene encoding tRNA (N6-isopentenyl adenosine(37)-C2)-methylthiotransferase MiaB, with translation MKYYIMTYGCQMNESDSERIAAVLENAELSPAKTEDEADFIIINMCSVRKKSVDKVFKKISIIRAKNKKVKIALTGCILNRDKKKFKKMTDPIFRIDELQKLPKLLQHITENKRQTTHYLKIIPKYKKSNSAYIPIMTGCNNFCSYCVVPYTRGREVSRPDKDIISEIKKLLKKGKKTICLLGQNVNSYNYKQTTDNKQQKITFPRLLKKLEKLPGNFEITFLTSHPKDFSDELIKIIAKSEKIKKYIHLPVQAGSNKILKKMNRNYTREHYLKLIDKIKNTIPDVELSTDIIVGFPGEAKKDFKDTVDLVKEVKFSKAYINKYSPRPGTAAEKLKDNVVKKEKERREKILRSFFIKNKHDRT, from the coding sequence ATGAAATATTATATCATGACTTACGGATGTCAAATGAATGAATCAGACAGTGAAAGAATTGCTGCGGTTTTGGAAAATGCCGAACTATCTCCAGCAAAAACTGAAGATGAAGCTGATTTTATAATTATAAATATGTGTTCTGTCAGGAAAAAATCAGTTGATAAAGTTTTTAAAAAAATTTCAATAATAAGGGCTAAAAACAAAAAAGTAAAAATTGCTTTAACTGGTTGTATTTTAAACAGGGACAAAAAAAAATTTAAAAAAATGACTGACCCTATTTTTAGGATTGATGAACTTCAGAAATTACCAAAGCTACTACAACATATAACAGAAAACAAACGACAAACGACCCACTACTTAAAAATTATCCCTAAATACAAAAAATCAAATTCTGCATATATACCAATAATGACAGGGTGTAATAATTTTTGTTCTTATTGCGTTGTTCCTTATACCCGCGGAAGAGAAGTTTCACGCCCTGATAAAGATATAATTTCAGAAATTAAAAAATTACTCAAAAAGGGTAAAAAAACAATTTGTTTGCTTGGGCAGAATGTTAATAGTTATAACTATAAACAAACAACAGACAATAAACAACAAAAAATCACTTTTCCAAGACTTCTTAAAAAATTAGAAAAACTTCCCGGTAATTTTGAAATTACTTTTCTAACTTCCCACCCAAAAGATTTTTCTGATGAATTGATTAAAATAATCGCAAAATCAGAAAAAATTAAAAAATATATTCACCTTCCAGTTCAAGCAGGAAGCAATAAAATATTAAAGAAAATGAACCGAAACTATACAAGAGAGCATTATTTAAAATTAATTGATAAAATAAAAAATACAATCCCCGATGTTGAACTTTCAACAGATATCATTGTGGGATTTCCAGGCGAGGCAAAAAAAGATTTTAAAGATACTGTTGATTTGGTAAAAGAAGTAAAATTTTCTAAGGCATATATAAACAAATATTCTCCTCGTCCAGGAACTGCAGCTGAAAAATTAAAAGATAATGTTGTTAAAAAAGAAAAAGAAAGAAGAGAAAAAATCTTGCGAAGTTTTTTTATAAAAAATAAACACGACCGGACTTAG